One window from the genome of Chrysemys picta bellii isolate R12L10 chromosome 15, ASM1138683v2, whole genome shotgun sequence encodes:
- the UFD1 gene encoding ubiquitin recognition factor in ER-associated degradation protein 1 isoform X2 has product MTVIMPPSALDQLSRLNITYPMLFKLTNKNSDRMTHCGVLEFVADEGICYLPHWMMQNLLLEEGGLVQVESVNLQVATYSKFQPQSPDFLDITNPKAVLENALRNFACLTTGDVIAINYNEKIYELRVMETKPDKAVSIIECDMNVDFDAPLGYKEPERHTQPEESTDVEADHSGYVGDLGFRAFSGSGNRLDGKKKGVEPSPSPIKPGDIRRGIPNYDFRIGRITFIRNSRPLVKKVEEDDSGSRFIAFSGEGQSLRKKGRKP; this is encoded by the exons ATGACAG TAATTATGCCACCATCTGCCTTGGATCAACTCA GTCGACTTAACATTACGTACCCTATGTTATTTAAGCTGACTAATAAAAATTCAGATCGAATGACGCATTGTGGTGTGCTAGAATTTGTGGCTGATGAAGGCATTTGTTACCTTCCACATTGG ATGATGCAGAACTTGCTTCTGGAGGAAGGAGGCCTGGTGCAGGTAGAGAGTGTTAATCTTCAAGTGGCTACTTACTCAAAATTCCAACCACAAAGTCCAGATTTCCTTGACATCACCAATCCCAAAGCTGT ATTAGAAAATGCTTTGAGAAACTTTGCTTGTCTAACCACCGGGGATGTTATTGCCATCAACTACAACGAGAAG ATCTACGAGCTTCGGGTAATGGAGACCAAACCTGATAAAGCTGTGTCCATCATAGAGTGTGATATGAAC GTGGATTTTGATGCACCTTTGGGATACAAAGAACCAGAAAGACACACACAACCTGAGGAGAGCACA GACGTTGAAGCAGACCACAGTGGCTATGTGGGTGACCTAGGATTTCGT GCATTCTCTGGCTCTGGGAACAGGCTAGATGGCAAGAAGAAAGGTGTCGAGCCTAGTCCCTCGCCAATTAAACCAGGAGACATTCGAAG aggaatacCCAATTATGACTTCAGAATTGGTAGGATCACATTCATTAGAAATTCACGACCACTAGTCAAGAAAGTTGAAGAG GATGACTCTGGCAGCAGGTTCATTGCGTTTTCAGGAGAAGGCCAGTCCCTGCGCAAGAAGGGAAGAAAACCATAA
- the UFD1 gene encoding ubiquitin recognition factor in ER-associated degradation protein 1 isoform X3 has protein sequence MFSFNMFDHPIPRVFQNRFSTQYRCFSVSMLAGPNDRSDVEKGGKIIMPPSALDQLSRLNITYPMLFKLTNKNSDRMTHCGVLEFVADEGICYLPHWMMQNLLLEEGGLVQVESVNLQVATYSKFQPQSPDFLDITNPKAVLENALRNFACLTTGDVIAINYNEKIYELRVMETKPDKAVSIIECDMNVDFDAPLGYKEPERHTQPEESTDVEADHSGYVGDLGFRVSIFFWSGSVEHSKPVGKSISWEGGNTFPATAQIQFLCSGLLFYLETKMQSNRVSPPQRFVLAFISGLPSLSQLRLPPVSSCLLQVFPSQNFQV, from the exons ATG TTTTCTTTTAATATGTTTGATCATCCAATTCCCCGGGTTTTCCAGAACCGCTTCTCAACCCAGTATCGTTGCTTCTCAGTGTCCATGCTTGCAGGACCTAATGACAGGTCAGATGTGGAGAAAGGCGGGAAGA TAATTATGCCACCATCTGCCTTGGATCAACTCA GTCGACTTAACATTACGTACCCTATGTTATTTAAGCTGACTAATAAAAATTCAGATCGAATGACGCATTGTGGTGTGCTAGAATTTGTGGCTGATGAAGGCATTTGTTACCTTCCACATTGG ATGATGCAGAACTTGCTTCTGGAGGAAGGAGGCCTGGTGCAGGTAGAGAGTGTTAATCTTCAAGTGGCTACTTACTCAAAATTCCAACCACAAAGTCCAGATTTCCTTGACATCACCAATCCCAAAGCTGT ATTAGAAAATGCTTTGAGAAACTTTGCTTGTCTAACCACCGGGGATGTTATTGCCATCAACTACAACGAGAAG ATCTACGAGCTTCGGGTAATGGAGACCAAACCTGATAAAGCTGTGTCCATCATAGAGTGTGATATGAAC GTGGATTTTGATGCACCTTTGGGATACAAAGAACCAGAAAGACACACACAACCTGAGGAGAGCACA GACGTTGAAGCAGACCACAGTGGCTATGTGGGTGACCTAGGATTTCGTGTAAGTATCTTCTTTTGGTCTGGTAGTGTTGAACACTCAAAGCCTGTAGGCAAATCTATCAGCTGGGAAGGTGGAAATACATTCCCTGCAACTGCACAAATCCAGTTCCTTTGCTCAGGGCTTCTCTTTTACTTAGAAACAAAGATGCAGAGCAACCGAGTGTCACCACCTCAGAGGTTTGTCTTAGCCTTCATCTCAGGACTTCCCAGCCTTTCCCAGCTGAGGCTTCCCCCAGTCAGCTCCTGCTTGCTGCAGGTGTTTCCTTCTCAGAACTTCCAGGTGTGA
- the UFD1 gene encoding ubiquitin recognition factor in ER-associated degradation protein 1 isoform X1 — translation MFSFNMFDHPIPRVFQNRFSTQYRCFSVSMLAGPNDRSDVEKGGKIIMPPSALDQLSRLNITYPMLFKLTNKNSDRMTHCGVLEFVADEGICYLPHWMMQNLLLEEGGLVQVESVNLQVATYSKFQPQSPDFLDITNPKAVLENALRNFACLTTGDVIAINYNEKIYELRVMETKPDKAVSIIECDMNVDFDAPLGYKEPERHTQPEESTDVEADHSGYVGDLGFRAFSGSGNRLDGKKKGVEPSPSPIKPGDIRRGIPNYDFRIGRITFIRNSRPLVKKVEEDDSGSRFIAFSGEGQSLRKKGRKP, via the exons ATG TTTTCTTTTAATATGTTTGATCATCCAATTCCCCGGGTTTTCCAGAACCGCTTCTCAACCCAGTATCGTTGCTTCTCAGTGTCCATGCTTGCAGGACCTAATGACAGGTCAGATGTGGAGAAAGGCGGGAAGA TAATTATGCCACCATCTGCCTTGGATCAACTCA GTCGACTTAACATTACGTACCCTATGTTATTTAAGCTGACTAATAAAAATTCAGATCGAATGACGCATTGTGGTGTGCTAGAATTTGTGGCTGATGAAGGCATTTGTTACCTTCCACATTGG ATGATGCAGAACTTGCTTCTGGAGGAAGGAGGCCTGGTGCAGGTAGAGAGTGTTAATCTTCAAGTGGCTACTTACTCAAAATTCCAACCACAAAGTCCAGATTTCCTTGACATCACCAATCCCAAAGCTGT ATTAGAAAATGCTTTGAGAAACTTTGCTTGTCTAACCACCGGGGATGTTATTGCCATCAACTACAACGAGAAG ATCTACGAGCTTCGGGTAATGGAGACCAAACCTGATAAAGCTGTGTCCATCATAGAGTGTGATATGAAC GTGGATTTTGATGCACCTTTGGGATACAAAGAACCAGAAAGACACACACAACCTGAGGAGAGCACA GACGTTGAAGCAGACCACAGTGGCTATGTGGGTGACCTAGGATTTCGT GCATTCTCTGGCTCTGGGAACAGGCTAGATGGCAAGAAGAAAGGTGTCGAGCCTAGTCCCTCGCCAATTAAACCAGGAGACATTCGAAG aggaatacCCAATTATGACTTCAGAATTGGTAGGATCACATTCATTAGAAATTCACGACCACTAGTCAAGAAAGTTGAAGAG GATGACTCTGGCAGCAGGTTCATTGCGTTTTCAGGAGAAGGCCAGTCCCTGCGCAAGAAGGGAAGAAAACCATAA